In Chitinophaga nivalis, a single genomic region encodes these proteins:
- the secG gene encoding preprotein translocase subunit SecG: protein MLLIFGILIILACVLLGFFVLIQNPKGGGLSGALGGVGNQVIGVRQTTDVLEKGTWILAAVIAVLCLTAPFFIGKSSKGGPVSAPTAVERASSGQAAPAPQQAPATLPGTGTQPAPAPQPK from the coding sequence ATGTTGTTAATTTTCGGTATCCTGATCATATTAGCCTGTGTGTTGTTAGGCTTTTTTGTGCTGATCCAAAACCCTAAAGGTGGCGGCTTGTCCGGTGCATTAGGTGGTGTTGGTAATCAGGTGATTGGGGTGCGTCAGACCACTGACGTATTGGAAAAAGGAACCTGGATACTGGCTGCTGTGATCGCAGTATTATGCCTGACCGCTCCGTTCTTCATTGGTAAAAGCAGCAAAGGCGGCCCTGTTAGCGCTCCTACTGCCGTAGAAAGAGCTTCTTCAGGCCAGGCAGCTCCGGCACCACAACAGGCGCCAGCTACCTTACCAGGTACAGGTACCCAACCTGCTCCCGCTCCACAGCCTAAATAA
- a CDS encoding sigma-54 interaction domain-containing protein has translation MDIQAIKNRFGIIGNSPALNYALQVAVQVANTDLTVLINGESGVGKEVFSQIIHALSARKHNPFIAVNCGAIPEGTIDSELFGHEKGSFTGAVDSRKGYFETVNGGTIFLDEIGEMPLGTQARLLRVLETGEYIRVGSSKVQKTDVRVIAATNRDLLERTQHGKFREDLYYRLNTVPIRVPALRDRKEDIPLLFRKFSVDFSEKYKTPSIQLDEEARTLLVNYPWRGNVRELKNIAEQISVLSSDKLVTGSDLKRFLPEIPEVNRLPMLAAPQQQSGNDFASERDILYKLFFDMKKDVTEVKKMFFDILQNPSMAHPTEYHHPDNHVLHTYPSTAEVNTPAATNIGNAQPIILQDNKIDLHEEVEETLSIADKEKELIVKALKKHKGKRKDAALDLGISERTLYRKLKEYNIAE, from the coding sequence ATGGACATACAGGCTATAAAAAACAGGTTTGGCATTATCGGTAATAGTCCCGCGCTGAATTACGCGCTCCAGGTAGCCGTGCAGGTAGCCAATACGGACCTCACCGTGCTTATCAACGGCGAAAGCGGCGTAGGGAAGGAAGTATTTTCACAGATCATTCATGCACTCAGTGCCCGTAAACATAATCCGTTTATCGCCGTTAACTGCGGCGCTATCCCGGAAGGCACCATCGATTCGGAGCTTTTCGGCCATGAAAAAGGCTCTTTCACCGGCGCTGTGGATAGCCGTAAAGGTTATTTTGAAACCGTTAACGGCGGTACCATTTTCCTGGATGAAATCGGGGAAATGCCGCTGGGAACACAGGCACGTTTATTACGTGTACTCGAAACCGGTGAATACATCCGCGTAGGTTCCTCCAAAGTACAGAAAACAGATGTACGCGTGATCGCCGCCACCAACCGCGATTTGCTGGAACGTACACAACACGGTAAATTCAGGGAAGACCTGTATTACCGGCTCAATACGGTCCCCATCCGCGTACCTGCCCTGCGCGACCGCAAAGAAGATATTCCGTTGCTCTTCCGTAAATTCTCGGTAGACTTCTCTGAAAAATATAAAACACCTTCTATCCAGCTGGATGAAGAAGCACGTACCCTGCTGGTAAATTATCCGTGGCGGGGAAATGTGCGGGAACTGAAAAACATTGCAGAACAGATTTCTGTATTGTCTTCCGATAAACTGGTGACCGGCAGTGACCTGAAACGTTTCCTGCCGGAAATACCGGAAGTAAACCGCCTGCCTATGCTCGCCGCGCCGCAGCAACAAAGCGGCAACGACTTTGCCAGCGAAAGAGACATTCTCTACAAGCTGTTCTTCGACATGAAAAAAGATGTAACAGAAGTAAAGAAAATGTTCTTCGATATCCTGCAGAATCCCAGTATGGCGCATCCTACAGAATATCATCATCCCGACAATCATGTACTGCACACCTACCCTTCCACTGCAGAAGTAAATACGCCTGCTGCCACCAATATCGGTAACGCACAGCCGATCATCCTGCAGGATAATAAAATAGACCTGCATGAAGAAGTAGAAGAAACCCTGTCTATTGCCGACAAGGAGAAAGAACTGATTGTAAAGGCGCTGAAAAAACACAAAGGAAAACGTAAAGACGCAGCACTCGATCTGGGTATCTCTGAAAGAACGCTGTACCGCAAACTGAAAGAGTATAACATTGCCGAATAA
- the miaB gene encoding tRNA (N6-isopentenyl adenosine(37)-C2)-methylthiotransferase MiaB, which yields MLYQDTKAHDESRQGEAFAPETTSTQVFNKKFYIESYGCAMNFNDSEIVASILSGEGYGPTRNVEEASLILLNTCSIREKAEQTVRKRLTEFKQIKRATPNLLVGVLGCMAERLKGKLLEEEKLVDLVVGPDAYRSLPALIAEAETGQKSVNVLLSREETYGDISPIRLDNNGVTSFVSIMRGCNNMCTFCVVPFTRGRERSRDAYSIVREARELFENGYREVTLLGQNVDSYYWTNDAGDETVTFSMLLERVAQIDPLLRVRFSTSHPKDITDEVLYVMQRYENICNYIHLPVQSGSSRVLQLMNRTYTREWYISKVKRIRELLPDCGLSTDIITGFCTETEEDHQDTMSMMKYVQYDLAYMYFYSERPGTLAARRYQDDIPEEVKKRRLAEVVAIHRENSLRNMQQDLGKTFKVLVEGTSKKSAEELYGRNDQNKVIVFPKENFKKGDYVMVKVESCTSGTLIGKAIS from the coding sequence ATGCTGTATCAGGATACCAAAGCACATGATGAAAGCCGCCAGGGGGAAGCTTTTGCCCCTGAAACGACTAGTACTCAGGTATTTAATAAGAAGTTTTATATAGAAAGCTATGGTTGTGCAATGAATTTCAATGATAGTGAAATTGTTGCCTCCATACTGAGTGGAGAAGGATATGGTCCTACCCGGAATGTGGAAGAAGCCAGTCTTATTCTCCTGAATACCTGTTCCATCCGGGAAAAAGCAGAACAAACCGTACGCAAGCGGCTCACCGAGTTCAAACAGATAAAACGCGCTACTCCCAACCTGCTCGTAGGTGTATTAGGCTGCATGGCCGAACGCCTGAAAGGCAAATTGCTGGAAGAAGAGAAGCTGGTGGACCTGGTAGTAGGTCCGGATGCCTACCGCAGTTTACCCGCCCTCATCGCAGAGGCGGAAACCGGCCAGAAATCCGTGAACGTATTGCTGAGCAGGGAAGAAACCTATGGCGACATCAGCCCGATCCGACTGGACAACAACGGCGTAACGTCGTTTGTATCCATTATGCGGGGATGTAACAATATGTGTACTTTCTGCGTGGTACCCTTCACCCGGGGCCGGGAACGCAGCCGCGACGCCTATTCTATCGTCAGGGAAGCCAGAGAGCTGTTTGAAAACGGCTACCGGGAAGTAACCCTCCTGGGCCAGAACGTAGACTCCTACTACTGGACCAACGATGCCGGCGATGAAACCGTTACGTTCTCCATGCTGCTCGAACGCGTAGCCCAGATCGATCCGTTGCTGCGGGTACGTTTCAGCACCTCTCACCCGAAAGATATTACCGACGAAGTGTTGTATGTGATGCAACGGTATGAAAACATCTGCAACTATATCCACCTGCCGGTGCAAAGCGGCAGCAGCCGGGTATTACAGCTGATGAACCGTACCTATACGAGAGAATGGTATATCAGTAAGGTAAAGCGTATCCGGGAGTTGCTGCCCGACTGCGGCCTGTCTACCGACATCATCACCGGTTTCTGTACCGAAACGGAAGAAGACCACCAGGATACGATGAGCATGATGAAATACGTGCAGTATGACCTGGCATATATGTACTTCTACTCCGAACGGCCGGGCACCCTCGCAGCGCGCCGCTACCAGGATGATATTCCGGAAGAGGTAAAGAAAAGAAGGCTCGCCGAAGTAGTAGCCATTCACCGCGAAAACTCCCTGCGCAATATGCAGCAGGACCTGGGTAAAACCTTCAAGGTACTGGTAGAAGGCACTTCCAAAAAATCTGCCGAAGAACTCTATGGCCGCAATGATCAGAATAAAGTAATCGTATTCCCGAAAGAAAACTTTAAAAAGGGAGATTATGTTATGGTGAAGGTAGAAAGCTGTACTTCCGGTACACTGATCGGTAAAGCAATCAGCTGA
- a CDS encoding LptE family protein, whose protein sequence is MIKTIYVCIALAVLAVWSGCSVNYSMTGASIDQGASTVNVRFIENRAPITNPTFSQKLTQKLRDKIQSQTRLTQVNENESKADYEFRGTITGYSFSNAAVTNVDQAATSRLNVTVNITFIKRIGDKKGFTQSFTRSADFSANQLPSSVENGLLDNNIIPGIVDDIFNRAYANW, encoded by the coding sequence ATGATCAAAACTATTTATGTATGCATCGCTTTAGCGGTGCTCGCCGTATGGAGCGGCTGCAGCGTTAATTACTCTATGACCGGCGCCAGCATTGATCAGGGGGCCAGCACTGTGAACGTACGTTTTATTGAAAACAGAGCGCCGATTACCAACCCGACGTTCAGTCAGAAACTGACGCAGAAGCTGCGGGATAAAATCCAGTCGCAGACCAGGCTCACACAGGTAAATGAAAATGAATCAAAGGCAGATTATGAATTCAGAGGTACCATCACCGGTTACTCTTTCTCCAACGCTGCTGTAACCAACGTAGATCAGGCAGCTACTTCCCGTCTGAATGTTACTGTGAATATTACGTTTATCAAAAGAATAGGCGATAAAAAAGGATTCACCCAATCCTTTACCCGTTCTGCTGATTTCAGTGCCAACCAATTACCCAGCTCCGTAGAAAACGGGTTGCTCGACAACAATATCATACCCGGTATTGTTGATGATATTTTCAACCGGGCATATGCAAACTGGTAA
- a CDS encoding YihY/virulence factor BrkB family protein, protein MAFKPENIIFRSRPYRWLVNRSKTLILPGFEGLPLYDVLKYFGQETKNRGLGDRARAISFNFLLAIPPFFIFLFTLVPYVPVRNIEATLYDLAQDLTPNYNTYMIVRGMIHDFLYTHRNGLLSVAFLMGFFYSSNGVMGILRSFNKIEGAGFRKRKWWQNRLIALQLTAILVVLLLVTVALIIAQGATLRWVFNLIGIKSTLLRNVIDIARWVLIIMLFYSVNSVLYRIGAATTKKWKFITAGSAVATIFMIVVTIGFSWFVNHFGNYNKIYGSIGTILVLMLWVFFNSFILLVGFELNASIRALSDAAREEKKHLARL, encoded by the coding sequence TTGGCGTTTAAACCCGAAAACATCATCTTCCGTTCACGTCCTTACCGATGGCTGGTAAACAGGAGTAAAACCCTGATATTACCCGGCTTCGAAGGGCTGCCCCTGTATGATGTACTGAAATATTTCGGGCAGGAAACCAAAAACAGGGGCCTGGGCGACCGGGCACGGGCCATCTCTTTTAACTTCCTCCTCGCCATTCCGCCTTTTTTCATCTTCTTGTTTACATTGGTACCCTACGTACCGGTACGGAATATTGAAGCCACCCTGTACGACCTGGCGCAGGATCTCACGCCCAACTACAACACCTACATGATTGTACGGGGCATGATCCACGACTTCCTGTACACCCACCGCAACGGGTTATTGTCTGTGGCTTTTCTCATGGGCTTTTTCTATTCCTCCAACGGTGTAATGGGCATCCTGCGTTCCTTCAATAAAATTGAAGGCGCCGGCTTCCGCAAAAGGAAATGGTGGCAGAACAGGCTGATAGCCCTGCAGCTGACGGCTATACTGGTGGTATTGCTGCTGGTAACGGTGGCACTCATTATCGCGCAGGGGGCTACCTTGCGTTGGGTATTCAACCTGATTGGCATCAAAAGTACGCTGCTGCGCAATGTGATTGATATTGCCCGCTGGGTACTGATCATCATGTTATTCTATTCTGTCAACTCCGTCCTGTATCGCATTGGCGCCGCCACTACCAAAAAATGGAAATTCATTACCGCCGGTTCTGCCGTGGCCACCATCTTTATGATCGTGGTCACCATCGGGTTTTCCTGGTTTGTCAACCACTTTGGTAACTACAACAAGATTTATGGCTCTATCGGTACCATCCTGGTACTGATGTTATGGGTTTTCTTCAACTCCTTTATTCTCCTGGTTGGCTTTGAGCTGAATGCCAGTATCCGTGCCCTCAGCGATGCTGCCCGGGAAGAAAAAAAGCACCTGGCCAGGTTGTAA
- the mltG gene encoding endolytic transglycosylase MltG → MAKRIKQPSKRSVWIKRALVITGCLAAGALVYTSYRVFGPNTRSFGDNKYFYVRTGSTYANVLEGLEEQGIVRNRSSFNWVAKELDYPARVKAGRYKITPGMSNFDIVKLLRSGKQSPVQLVINKLRTRDDFVRKICNNLEADSVALRALMQDPIYLRQFKLDTNTVMCAVLPNTYEFYWNTGAESVFKKLEKEREEFWTADRLEKARHLGLTPNEVTILGSIVEEETNKNDEKPLVASVYLNRYRKNMRLQADPTVKFALQDFGLKRIRENHTLYDSPYNTYRYSGLPPGPICTPSVKTLNAVLNTPETDYLYFCARSDFSGYHAFAATYAEHLVNARKYQAELNKRGY, encoded by the coding sequence ATGGCAAAACGAATCAAACAGCCCAGCAAACGGTCCGTTTGGATAAAACGCGCACTGGTTATCACCGGGTGTCTCGCCGCAGGCGCACTCGTATACACCTCCTACCGGGTGTTTGGTCCCAATACCCGATCTTTTGGCGACAACAAATACTTTTATGTACGTACCGGCAGCACATATGCCAATGTACTGGAAGGACTGGAAGAACAAGGTATTGTGCGCAACCGCAGCAGCTTCAACTGGGTGGCGAAAGAACTGGACTATCCTGCCCGGGTAAAAGCCGGCCGGTATAAAATTACGCCCGGCATGAGCAACTTTGATATTGTAAAACTGCTCCGCTCCGGCAAACAGTCGCCCGTACAGCTGGTGATCAATAAATTACGTACCCGCGATGATTTTGTGAGAAAAATATGTAATAACCTGGAAGCCGATTCTGTTGCCCTCCGGGCGCTGATGCAGGACCCCATATACCTCCGCCAGTTTAAACTCGACACCAATACTGTGATGTGCGCAGTATTGCCCAATACCTACGAATTTTACTGGAATACCGGTGCGGAAAGCGTTTTCAAAAAACTGGAAAAGGAACGGGAAGAATTCTGGACGGCAGACCGGCTGGAAAAAGCCCGCCACCTGGGACTTACCCCCAATGAAGTCACCATACTGGGTTCTATTGTAGAGGAAGAAACCAATAAAAACGACGAAAAGCCATTGGTAGCCAGCGTATACCTGAACCGCTACCGCAAGAATATGCGGCTGCAGGCCGATCCTACCGTGAAGTTTGCCCTGCAGGATTTCGGGCTGAAACGCATCCGGGAAAATCACACGCTGTACGATTCTCCGTATAACACTTACCGTTATTCGGGTTTACCTCCCGGTCCGATCTGTACCCCTTCTGTTAAAACATTAAATGCCGTACTCAATACACCGGAAACGGATTACCTGTATTTTTGCGCCAGATCTGACTTCTCCGGTTACCATGCTTTTGCAGCCACCTATGCAGAACACCTGGTAAACGCCAGAAAATACCAGGCAGAATTAAACAAAAGAGGTTATTAG
- a CDS encoding redoxin family protein, with protein sequence MMKSALYLSCCTVLLSSFLPIRELSLELGAPVPQANVACMDVSGKEISLQTAKGPNGLLVVFAGNRCPYMIRNQERLRRACAFAQQNNIGVALVNSNEATRNDGESLSMMKAYASQQQLPGYYLLDKNALLADAFDANHTPECFLFDKHNKLVYKGGIDDNPGNADAVKVPLLQNALNEMLAGKSVTTAASGSLGCNIKRKL encoded by the coding sequence ATGATGAAGTCCGCTCTTTATTTATCCTGTTGTACTGTTTTATTATCCTCTTTTCTGCCCATACGGGAGTTATCACTGGAATTGGGCGCACCTGTACCCCAGGCTAATGTAGCCTGCATGGATGTATCGGGAAAAGAGATTTCCCTGCAAACGGCCAAAGGGCCAAACGGACTGCTGGTGGTATTTGCCGGCAACCGCTGTCCGTATATGATACGAAACCAGGAAAGATTACGCCGGGCCTGCGCTTTTGCCCAACAAAACAATATCGGGGTGGCACTGGTAAACTCCAATGAGGCTACCCGCAATGATGGAGAGTCGTTGAGCATGATGAAAGCCTACGCTTCCCAGCAACAACTGCCGGGTTATTATCTCCTCGATAAAAATGCACTGCTGGCGGATGCCTTTGATGCCAACCACACACCGGAATGTTTCCTGTTTGATAAACACAACAAGCTGGTATATAAAGGAGGGATTGATGATAATCCGGGAAATGCCGATGCGGTAAAAGTACCGTTGCTGCAGAATGCCCTGAATGAAATGCTGGCCGGCAAATCCGTTACCACTGCTGCTTCGGGCAGCCTGGGCTGTAACATTAAACGAAAACTATAA